Below is a genomic region from Syntrophorhabdaceae bacterium.
GAGTTCCGAGACCCGGAGCCCCGTAGCATATAACAATTCGAGGATGGTCCTGTCCCGGAGCGACGTCTTGGACCCTTCGGGCAGCCTGATCAGTTCCAGCATCTCCTCCTCGCTCAGGACTTCCGGGATAGGAGGAACATACTTCGGGATCTCGACATCTTCAAGGGGGCTTTTTGTTATCTTTCCGTCAATGAGGAGAAAATTAAAAAAGCTCCGCAGCGCTGAGATAGCCCGGACTATGCTCCGCGTCTTTTTCCCTTTTTCTCTCAAAAAACCGATATACGTCTCAAGATGTTTTCTTTCCGGTATCATGGAGGACATATCCTCGAGAAATCCAACAAACTCGACGATATCTCTGTTGTACGCGTCAATGGTGTGAGGTGATGCCCCTCTCTCCGAAGTAAGATAACGGATAAAGTGATCGAGGTTTTCGTATAAGTTCATGATATCCCTGTTGACCCGAAGCCGCCTTCGCCCCTTTCCGTTCCAGGTAAAGCATCGACCAGTCTCCAGTCGATCTGCGTCACAGATTTAAAAACCATCTGGGCAATCCTGTCCCCGTTCCGGATCACAAACGGTTCAGCCCCAAGGTTGATAAGGATCACCTTGATCTCTCCCCTGTAATCGGCATCGATCGTACCCGGTGTATTGAGAACAGTCACACCGTATTTATATGCGACGCCGCTTCTGGGTCTTATCTCAGCCTCAAATCCTTTAGGGATGCTGATAAAGATCCCCGTTGGAACCAGGATCCTTTCAAGGGGTTTCATGGTGAGGGCTTCGTCCAGGAATGCGCAGAGATCCAGTCCCGATGAAGCGCTCGTGGCATACTGTGGAAGAAGCGCCCCATCCTTCCTGGAGACAAAGACCTCTAACTTTTCCACAGGTTCTCCAGCTTGTTGCCGGCGACACTGCCGAGTACTGTGAGGGATATATCTCCGGGACGCTCAAAAAGGAACTTCCCTATCTCGTCTACGTCACTTTTCTGGATGCTGTCTATCTCGTGGAGTGTCTCTTTCAGTGGTATATAGTTTCCAAAGTATATCTCGTTCTTTGCCAATCTTCCCATTCTTGTCTCGGAACTCTCAAGGGAGATAAAAAGGTTACCTTTAATGTGTTCCTTGGAAAATGCGAGTTCGGCATCGGTAATACCATCGTCCTTTATTCTTGCAATCTCATCTTTGATCAACTGCAGCACCTCTACGATAGATTCCTTCGAAGTTGACGTGGATATACCGAACGTACCTGTATCATGATAGCAGTTTACATAGGAGTAAATATTGTAAACGAGCCCTCTTTTTTCCCGTATCTCCTGAAACAGGTGAGAACTCATGCTTCCGCCCATAACGGCATTGAGTATATAGAGGCAGTATCTCCTCCTGTCGACCTGGCTCGCCCCACGTGTCCCGATACATAAGTAGACATGCTCCAGTTCCTTTTCATAGATATTAAAGACATTATACGGTTCAGGGCTGATTATTGAAGGACCTTCGATGCCTCCTCCCCGGAGGTCGGAAAAGAACCTGCTCACCCTTGTTACGGCGTCCTCATGCTTGATCCTGCCGGTTATGGTAATGATGGCGTTTCTCGGGGAATAATAATCGGCAAAATATTCTTTTAGTTGTTCCTTCGTAAAACCTTCCACGTTCTGCTGCGAACCGAGGATGGGCATGCCGAGCGAGTGGTTTTTAAAGTATGAGGCATTAAACATGTCGTAGATATACTCTTCAGGATTATCCTCGATCATCTTGATCTCCTGCGTGATGACGTACTTCTCCCGTTCGATATCGCCGTTGTCAAAAAGGGAATTCCTGCACATGTCTGCAAGGATATCGAGGGCCGTGTCCATGTCCTTCTTTAAGACCCGCGCATAGAGGCAGGTATACTCCTTCCCGGTAAAGGCATTTATCGTGCCGCCGACGGCATCGATCTCCCGTGCAATATCATAGGCAGTCCTTTTCGATGTCCCCTTGAACAGCATATGTTCAATAAAATGAGAGACCCCGTTATTATTTTGATGCTCGCTTCGGCTGCCTGTCTTCCACCAGATCCCCAGGGAAACCGTTGAAAAGTATGGGATGGATTCAGTAACAACGGTTATACCATTATCAAGAATTGTTTTTCTATACATCTTCCTGCTTTGCCTTCTGCTCCTTGAGAACAGCCTTTCGTGAGAGTTTTATTCTACCATTATCTTCGACACCGATGACCTTTACAAGCATTTCATCGCCCTCTCTGGCAACATCGGAAGCCTTTTTTACAAAACCTTCGGCAAGCTGGCTGACGTGGACAAATCCATCAACGTTCGGCATCAATTCTACGATAGCACCTGCATCAAGCACCCTTCTGACCTTACCGAGATAGACCGTGCCCGGCTCTATATCCCTGGTCAGGCCTTTGATGATTTCGATGGCGGCATTTGCCGATTTTTCATCGATAGAAGCTATCTTTACGACACCTGAATCTTCTATATCTATCTTTACACCTGTCTGTTCTATAATACCCCTGATAACCTTGCCGCCGGGACCAATAACGTCACGTATCTTGTCCGTTTTTATCTTAAAAGTATAGATACGCGGGGCATAAGGGGACAGGTTCTCCCTGGGTTTTTCAAGGGTTTCGCCCATGATGCCGAGTATTGTAGCTATGCCTTGCTGTCCCTGTACAACAGCCTTTGACATAGTCTCCTTGGTAATCCCTTTAATCTTGATATCCATCTGTACCGCTGTAATACCTTCACGTGTTCCGGCAATCTTGAAATCCATATCTCCCAGGTGGTCTTCGTCACCGAGGATGTCGGACAGGATAACCTCTCTCTCGCCCTCTTTAACAAGACCCATTGCTATGCCGGCGACCGGTTCCGTAATGGGAACTCCGGCATCCATTAATGACAGACATCCGCTGCAGACCGTTGCCATTGATGAAGACCCGTTGGATTCAAGGATCTCAGAAACGATCCGGATCGTGTAAGGGAATTCTTCCTTCGACGGCAGAACCGGCGAAAGGGCACGCTCGGCAAGATTACCATGGCCTATCTCACGCCTTGTCGGCCCCCGGAGCATGGCTACCTCACCAACTGAAAAAGGTGTAAAATTATAATGGAGCATAAAGGTCTTGAAGGTTTCGCCCTCAAGAAGAGATTCTACCTTCTGCTCATCATCGGAGGTCCCGAAGGTAGTAATGGCAAGCGCCTGCGTCTCGCCTCTTGTAAAAATCGCCGAACCGTGTGTTCTCGGCAAC
It encodes:
- a CDS encoding site-specific integrase; the encoded protein is MNLYENLDHFIRYLTSERGASPHTIDAYNRDIVEFVGFLEDMSSMIPERKHLETYIGFLREKGKKTRSIVRAISALRSFFNFLLIDGKITKSPLEDVEIPKYVPPIPEVLSEEEMLELIRLPEGSKTSLRDRTILELLYATGLRVSELIKLKRGDVNLEAGFLIASGKRSKERVVPLGTYSRDS
- a CDS encoding pitrilysin family protein — translated: MYRKTILDNGITVVTESIPYFSTVSLGIWWKTGSRSEHQNNNGVSHFIEHMLFKGTSKRTAYDIAREIDAVGGTINAFTGKEYTCLYARVLKKDMDTALDILADMCRNSLFDNGDIEREKYVITQEIKMIEDNPEEYIYDMFNASYFKNHSLGMPILGSQQNVEGFTKEQLKEYFADYYSPRNAIITITGRIKHEDAVTRVSRFFSDLRGGGIEGPSIISPEPYNVFNIYEKELEHVYLCIGTRGASQVDRRRYCLYILNAVMGGSMSSHLFQEIREKRGLVYNIYSYVNCYHDTGTFGISTSTSKESIVEVLQLIKDEIARIKDDGITDAELAFSKEHIKGNLFISLESSETRMGRLAKNEIYFGNYIPLKETLHEIDSIQKSDVDEIGKFLFERPGDISLTVLGSVAGNKLENLWKS
- the dut gene encoding dUTP diphosphatase, whose product is MEKLEVFVSRKDGALLPQYATSASSGLDLCAFLDEALTMKPLERILVPTGIFISIPKGFEAEIRPRSGVAYKYGVTVLNTPGTIDADYRGEIKVILINLGAEPFVIRNGDRIAQMVFKSVTQIDWRLVDALPGTERGEGGFGSTGIS
- the pnp gene encoding polyribonucleotide nucleotidyltransferase, with product MEETLTINCAGRPLTISTGSLAKQADGSVLVQCGDTVVLVTAVVEKNESEKDFLPLTVNYQEMSYAAGKFPGGFFKREGRPSDREILTSRLIDRPLRPLFPKGFKHESQVIATVLSADPDNDPAILGIIGASCALTISEIPFDGPFAGVKVGRKNGEFIINPTTNEMGESDLDIVVTGTRDAILMVEGSAKFISGSDLIEAIHFGHQSLIPIIEMQEKIQDKVGRVKWQVNAGQDLGARKEEMRKSIEKDLIEAFSLQGKRSRNDRQNVILGELTKSYEDLDPNAVYKIFDEITRDILREQLFATGKRIDGRAADTIRNITCMAGVLPRTHGSAIFTRGETQALAITTFGTSDDEQKVESLLEGETFKTFMLHYNFTPFSVGEVAMLRGPTRREIGHGNLAERALSPVLPSKEEFPYTIRIVSEILESNGSSSMATVCSGCLSLMDAGVPITEPVAGIAMGLVKEGEREVILSDILGDEDHLGDMDFKIAGTREGITAVQMDIKIKGITKETMSKAVVQGQQGIATILGIMGETLEKPRENLSPYAPRIYTFKIKTDKIRDVIGPGGKVIRGIIEQTGVKIDIEDSGVVKIASIDEKSANAAIEIIKGLTRDIEPGTVYLGKVRRVLDAGAIVELMPNVDGFVHVSQLAEGFVKKASDVAREGDEMLVKVIGVEDNGRIKLSRKAVLKEQKAKQEDV